One genomic region from Prevotella sp. Rep29 encodes:
- a CDS encoding DUF5103 domain-containing protein encodes MTMKTGVRWLISALFLSIFSHPVYAQRHEIFSNRIATLQVVAGSDWLSPPIIPLRGDIPIHISFDELSHTYQRYVYKIEHCEADWSVSQELFESDYLEGFASGNPIDDVVESINTNVLYTHYSIRIPNEYCRLKMSGNYRLTVYDDNNDDEPVLTACFMVVEPLMGVALGMTTNTDIDINHAHQQVSMDVNYSGINVNNPQQQIKTVVMQNGRWDNARINTQPQYTMPDGLRWEHNRHLIFEAGNEYRKFEVLDVDHPTMGVDQIEWDGRDYLVHLFPDTPRPNYLYDEDANGAFYIRNSDNIENDRMTDYVLVNFLIPNVPRMDGEVYINGAWTNDRFLPRYRMQYDEEKRCYHATVQLKQGYYSYQYLLVRPDGSITPMPTEGSYHQTENSYQALVYYKEQGGRTDRLVGYQQIRNNK; translated from the coding sequence ATGACCATGAAAACGGGAGTTCGTTGGCTCATATCAGCCCTTTTCCTGAGCATATTCTCTCATCCGGTATATGCCCAGCGGCATGAGATTTTCAGTAACCGAATTGCCACTTTACAAGTGGTGGCAGGTAGCGACTGGCTTTCACCGCCCATCATCCCGCTGCGAGGAGACATCCCCATCCACATCAGTTTCGACGAACTGTCGCACACCTATCAGCGCTACGTTTACAAGATAGAACACTGCGAAGCCGACTGGAGCGTGTCGCAAGAACTCTTCGAGAGCGATTATCTCGAAGGCTTTGCATCCGGAAACCCGATAGACGACGTCGTGGAGTCGATTAACACCAACGTCTTATACACGCATTACTCCATCCGCATTCCCAACGAATACTGCCGGTTGAAGATGAGCGGCAACTACCGGCTGACGGTTTACGACGACAACAACGACGACGAACCAGTGCTGACGGCATGCTTCATGGTCGTTGAACCACTGATGGGCGTAGCACTCGGCATGACGACAAACACCGACATCGACATCAACCATGCCCACCAACAAGTGTCGATGGACGTGAACTATTCAGGCATCAACGTGAACAATCCGCAACAGCAAATCAAAACGGTGGTCATGCAGAACGGCAGATGGGACAATGCACGCATCAATACACAGCCGCAATACACCATGCCCGACGGATTGCGGTGGGAACATAACCGGCACCTTATCTTTGAGGCGGGCAACGAATATCGCAAGTTTGAAGTGCTCGACGTGGACCACCCGACGATGGGTGTTGACCAAATAGAGTGGGACGGCCGCGACTATCTGGTGCATCTCTTTCCCGACACGCCCCGCCCAAACTACCTGTACGACGAAGATGCCAACGGCGCATTCTACATCCGCAACAGCGACAACATCGAAAACGACCGCATGACGGACTATGTGCTCGTGAATTTCCTCATCCCCAACGTGCCACGAATGGATGGCGAAGTCTATATCAATGGCGCATGGACCAACGACCGCTTCCTGCCACGCTACCGGATGCAGTACGACGAAGAGAAGCGCTGCTACCATGCTACCGTGCAACTCAAACAGGGATATTATTCTTACCAATACCTGCTCGTACGTCCCGACGGAAGCATTACGCCCATGCCGACGGAAGGTTCCTACCACCAGACAGAAAACTCCTATCAAGCACTCGTCTATTATAAAGAACAAGGCGGACGCACAGACCGACTTGTAGGCTACCAGCAGATTCGCAACAACAAATAG
- a CDS encoding deoxynucleoside kinase produces MHIAIAGNIGSGKTTLTKLLTKHYGWTPRFEPVDNNPYLDDFYADMERWSFNLQIYFLNKRFKEVVEISKSSDTIIQDRTIFEDARIFAPNLHEMGMMSDRDFANYSDLFDLMMSLVKLPDLMIYIRTSIPTLVAQIQKRGREYEKSIRIDYLQGLGKRYEDWIATYKGHLIIIDGDNIKFENNPQDFQIVTDMIDAKLYGLFPMD; encoded by the coding sequence ATGCATATCGCAATCGCAGGAAACATTGGCAGCGGGAAAACCACACTCACTAAATTGCTGACCAAACATTACGGCTGGACACCACGCTTCGAGCCAGTTGACAACAATCCGTACCTCGACGACTTCTATGCCGACATGGAACGGTGGTCGTTCAATCTACAGATATACTTCCTCAACAAACGATTCAAGGAAGTGGTGGAAATCTCAAAAAGCAGCGACACCATCATCCAAGACCGAACCATCTTCGAGGATGCACGCATATTTGCTCCCAACTTGCACGAGATGGGCATGATGAGCGACCGGGACTTCGCCAACTATTCCGACCTGTTCGACCTGATGATGTCACTGGTGAAACTGCCCGACCTGATGATTTATATCCGTACATCCATACCGACCTTGGTCGCACAGATTCAGAAACGGGGACGCGAATACGAGAAGTCTATCCGCATCGACTATCTGCAAGGGCTCGGCAAACGCTACGAGGACTGGATTGCCACCTACAAGGGACACCTCATCATCATCGATGGTGACAACATCAAATTCGAGAACAACCCACAAGACTTCCAGATCGTCACAGACATGATTGACGCAAAACTCTACGGACTGTTCCCGATGGATTAG
- the pyrI gene encoding aspartate carbamoyltransferase regulatory subunit, protein MSNQTKKEMAVAALRNGIVIDHIPSNSLFKVVNILGIENMTNNVTIGNNFDSGSMGKKGFIKIADVEVPEETLNRIAVIAPQAVINIIRDYEVVDKHLVVLPDDLVDIVRCNNPKCISNNEPMKTHFHVIDAEQHTLRCRYCERIVSNEEVVLK, encoded by the coding sequence ATGAGCAATCAAACAAAAAAGGAAATGGCCGTAGCAGCTTTGCGCAACGGTATCGTAATAGACCATATCCCGTCAAACTCGCTATTCAAGGTGGTTAACATCTTGGGCATCGAAAACATGACGAACAACGTGACCATAGGCAATAACTTCGACAGCGGAAGCATGGGAAAGAAAGGCTTTATCAAAATTGCCGACGTGGAAGTGCCTGAGGAGACTTTGAACCGCATCGCAGTGATAGCCCCGCAAGCAGTCATCAATATCATCCGCGACTATGAGGTAGTGGACAAGCATCTGGTGGTTCTGCCCGACGACTTGGTGGACATCGTGCGCTGCAACAATCCGAAGTGCATCAGCAACAACGAACCGATGAAGACCCACTTCCACGTGATAGATGCAGAACAGCACACCCTGCGCTGCCGCTATTGCGAACGCATCGTTTCCAACGAAGAAGTTGTGCTGAAATAA
- a CDS encoding gliding motility protein GldB, whose amino-acid sequence MKFYFYILFSVLFLLSACELKLKPSEEEVEESAFIKIQRYDRLESRYLTTGDFSALQQMSTEYPMETRMLIEDVLKLGQVNDPEINTRFLNFFQDSILQTLIIDAETQYAEIEDLNKEFSVAFEKLKLWIPDIIIPMVYTQITALDQSIVVSESSIGISLDKYLGENYPLYVRYYTPEQRATMKREYILPDCLSFLLISQYRLPNFDTCEQIERDYHIGKIHWVVNKVLGRRQYQSEIIDNIEKYMLKHGNISYHDLLKDNDFSRFISK is encoded by the coding sequence GTGAAATTCTATTTTTACATATTATTCTCAGTATTGTTTTTACTATCAGCCTGTGAGTTGAAACTGAAACCATCGGAGGAAGAAGTGGAGGAGAGCGCCTTCATCAAGATACAGCGCTACGACCGTCTGGAAAGCCGCTATCTAACAACAGGTGACTTCTCGGCACTTCAGCAAATGAGTACAGAATATCCGATGGAAACGCGCATGCTAATAGAAGATGTGCTGAAACTGGGGCAGGTGAACGACCCCGAAATCAACACCCGCTTTCTCAACTTCTTTCAAGACAGTATTTTGCAGACGCTCATCATAGACGCCGAGACACAATATGCTGAAATTGAAGACCTGAACAAAGAATTTTCAGTTGCCTTTGAAAAACTGAAATTATGGATTCCGGATATCATCATCCCCATGGTTTATACACAGATAACAGCGCTTGACCAGAGTATCGTTGTCAGCGAATCTTCGATAGGAATTTCGCTCGACAAGTATCTAGGCGAAAACTATCCGCTGTATGTACGCTATTATACGCCCGAACAGCGTGCTACGATGAAACGCGAATACATCCTTCCTGACTGTCTGAGCTTTCTGCTAATCAGTCAATACCGTCTGCCCAACTTCGATACGTGTGAACAGATAGAGCGCGACTACCACATCGGTAAGATACATTGGGTGGTCAACAAGGTGCTGGGACGGCGCCAGTATCAGAGCGAAATTATCGACAATATCGAAAAATATATGCTGAAGCACGGCAACATAAGCTATCACGACCTATTAAAGGACAATGACTTCAGCAGATTTATCTCCAAATAG
- a CDS encoding DMP19 family protein, with protein MKKIELEETKIIEAAESGMDAFVQLFVDAVMQAIDGELTGEHLAELNADQATLLAYHILHEEVMDGGFVQLIHNGYGPFFFHNPFAKVMRMWGVDELARLMNKVRKKYEQHHEEIERDCTDEEFMAMFERFPAFDEFDDEFVECEEDWMAQVAQYIDEHIEQFVVVKK; from the coding sequence ATGAAAAAAATAGAACTTGAGGAAACGAAAATCATTGAGGCTGCCGAGTCGGGCATGGACGCTTTCGTGCAACTTTTCGTCGATGCTGTCATGCAGGCGATTGACGGAGAATTGACGGGGGAACACCTTGCCGAACTGAACGCTGACCAGGCAACGCTCCTCGCCTACCACATCCTTCATGAGGAAGTGATGGACGGAGGATTCGTGCAACTCATACACAATGGCTACGGACCATTCTTTTTCCACAATCCCTTTGCAAAGGTGATGCGTATGTGGGGCGTGGACGAACTGGCGAGGCTGATGAACAAGGTGCGGAAGAAATATGAGCAGCACCATGAGGAAATCGAGCGTGACTGCACAGACGAGGAGTTCATGGCAATGTTCGAGCGTTTCCCCGCCTTCGACGAGTTCGACGACGAATTCGTGGAGTGTGAAGAAGACTGGATGGCGCAAGTGGCACAATACATCGACGAGCACATCGAGCAGTTTGTCGTTGTCAAAAAGTAG
- a CDS encoding TIGR01212 family radical SAM protein (This family includes YhcC from E. coli K-12, an uncharacterized radical SAM protein.) → MRYNDFGTWIRTAFPYRVQKISIDAGFTCPNRDGSLSTGGCIYCDNRTFNPAYCERKKTIRQQIEAGKNFFAGKYPEMKYLAYFQAYTNTYDSVENLKRMYEEALDVDDVVGIVIGTRPDCVSTELLNYLETQSRQTFLILEFGIESCNDATLQRINRGHSFACTVEAVEAAAERGITIGGHVILGLPGEDAEESVRQAAIISALPLHILKIHQMQVIRGTKLADIYEKTPFHVYSCDEYIRLIANYIQYLREDLVLERFVSQAPSQLLIAPNWGLKNYEFTHRLLKYMDEHDIRQGKLAGHL, encoded by the coding sequence ATGCGATATAACGATTTCGGAACATGGATAAGAACTGCATTCCCTTATCGAGTGCAGAAGATATCGATTGATGCAGGCTTCACCTGTCCCAACCGAGACGGCAGTCTATCCACAGGAGGGTGCATCTATTGTGATAACCGCACGTTCAATCCCGCCTATTGCGAGCGAAAGAAAACCATCCGTCAGCAGATTGAGGCAGGAAAGAATTTCTTTGCAGGTAAATACCCGGAAATGAAGTATCTTGCTTACTTTCAGGCGTACACCAATACCTACGATTCTGTGGAGAACCTGAAGCGCATGTATGAGGAGGCGCTGGATGTTGATGATGTTGTAGGCATTGTCATCGGAACACGCCCCGATTGTGTCAGCACAGAACTGCTCAATTATCTCGAAACGCAGAGCCGACAGACTTTCCTGATTCTGGAATTTGGCATTGAGAGTTGCAATGACGCAACTCTGCAGCGCATCAATCGCGGACATTCATTTGCATGTACCGTGGAGGCTGTGGAAGCGGCAGCGGAAAGGGGCATCACCATTGGCGGACACGTTATTTTAGGGCTGCCGGGTGAAGATGCGGAAGAGAGTGTGCGGCAAGCAGCAATCATATCTGCTCTCCCGCTCCACATCTTGAAAATCCACCAGATGCAGGTCATACGGGGAACCAAACTTGCTGACATCTACGAAAAAACGCCTTTCCACGTCTATTCCTGCGATGAATATATTCGGTTGATAGCCAACTATATTCAATATCTAAGGGAAGATTTGGTTTTAGAACGCTTTGTGTCACAGGCACCATCGCAGTTGCTCATAGCTCCTAACTGGGGACTGAAAAACTATGAGTTCACCCACCGCTTGCTAAAATATATGGACGAACACGATATCCGGCAAGGAAAATTGGCTGGACATCTATGA
- a CDS encoding deoxynucleoside kinase produces MHIAIAGNMGSGKTTLTTMLSEHYGWTPRFEAVDNNPYLDDYYKDIARWSFNLEVFFLKQRFRDLLEIANSSETIIQDRSIFEGVYVFTANNKAMGNLSDRDFETYMGLFESMMAAVKHPDLMIYLRASVPHLVQNIQKRGREYEQAIPLDYLKNLNERYEDFIFNKYKGRILVVDVDPLDFQHNPKDFASIIDKIDAQIFGLFP; encoded by the coding sequence ATGCATATAGCAATCGCAGGAAATATGGGAAGTGGAAAGACAACATTGACGACAATGTTGTCCGAACACTATGGATGGACACCACGCTTCGAGGCTGTGGACAACAATCCGTACCTAGACGACTACTATAAGGACATCGCACGATGGTCGTTCAATCTGGAAGTGTTTTTCCTAAAGCAGCGTTTCCGCGACCTGCTTGAGATAGCCAACTCCTCAGAGACCATCATACAAGACCGCTCCATCTTCGAGGGAGTATATGTCTTTACAGCCAACAACAAGGCGATGGGAAACCTTTCCGACCGCGACTTTGAGACCTATATGGGACTGTTCGAGTCAATGATGGCGGCAGTGAAGCATCCGGACCTCATGATATATCTCAGGGCATCGGTCCCGCACCTGGTGCAGAACATTCAAAAACGGGGTAGGGAGTATGAACAGGCAATCCCACTGGACTACCTGAAAAACCTGAACGAACGCTACGAAGATTTCATCTTCAACAAATACAAGGGACGCATCCTCGTGGTGGACGTCGATCCACTCGACTTCCAGCACAATCCGAAAGACTTTGCCAGCATCATCGACAAGATAGACGCACAGATATTCGGACTATTTCCATAG
- a CDS encoding HAD family phosphatase, which translates to MGRIKNIIFDFGGVVITIDQPQAVRRFQQIGLKDADKKLDAYTQFGLFGELESGKINAEDFRRELSATIGKTLTMDECAFAWQGYCGELPQRNLDTLIALREQGYRLLLMSNNNPFVMGWAQSDQFDGNGHGIGDYFDALYVSYQHGIMKPDLAFFKKVLDTERILPEETLFVDDGWRNVEAARQLSIQTFCPKNGEDWTKEIYEYL; encoded by the coding sequence ATGGGCAGAATAAAGAACATCATTTTCGATTTTGGCGGCGTGGTAATCACCATTGATCAGCCACAGGCAGTCAGGCGCTTTCAGCAAATCGGTCTGAAAGATGCCGACAAAAAACTGGACGCTTACACGCAATTCGGACTTTTCGGAGAGTTGGAAAGCGGAAAAATCAATGCGGAAGACTTCAGGAGAGAACTGAGTGCGACGATAGGCAAGACGCTGACGATGGATGAGTGTGCCTTTGCCTGGCAGGGCTACTGCGGCGAACTGCCCCAACGCAATCTCGACACATTGATTGCGCTGAGAGAACAAGGCTATCGGCTGTTGCTTATGTCGAACAACAATCCCTTCGTCATGGGATGGGCGCAGAGCGACCAGTTTGATGGAAACGGACACGGCATCGGCGACTATTTCGATGCGCTCTATGTGAGCTATCAGCACGGCATCATGAAGCCCGACCTCGCTTTCTTCAAAAAAGTGTTGGACACGGAACGAATCCTACCCGAAGAGACACTTTTCGTGGACGACGGATGGCGCAACGTGGAAGCAGCCAGACAACTTTCCATCCAAACCTTCTGTCCGAAAAACGGCGAAGACTGGACCAAGGAAATATATGAATATCTCTGA
- the smpB gene encoding SsrA-binding protein SmpB, with translation MNKAEQELRKKSPIQIRNKKAAFEYHFVDTFTAGIVLTGTEIKSIRMGKASLVDAYCIVLNGEMWVKGMNISPYFYGSYNNHNAKRDRKLLLTKREIRKLEDAGKQVGFTIVPTLIFIDARGRAKVDIALARGKKEFDKRQTLKEKEDRREMERAVKHF, from the coding sequence ATGAACAAGGCGGAACAGGAACTAAGGAAGAAGAGCCCCATACAGATAAGGAACAAAAAGGCTGCGTTCGAATACCATTTTGTTGACACATTCACCGCAGGCATCGTGCTGACCGGCACGGAAATCAAATCCATCCGAATGGGAAAGGCATCGCTCGTGGATGCCTACTGCATTGTGCTCAATGGCGAAATGTGGGTGAAGGGGATGAACATCTCACCCTATTTCTATGGTTCCTATAACAACCACAACGCTAAACGCGATCGCAAGCTGCTGCTCACTAAACGGGAAATCCGGAAGCTGGAGGATGCAGGCAAGCAAGTGGGATTTACCATCGTTCCGACACTGATTTTCATCGATGCACGAGGACGCGCGAAAGTGGATATCGCACTGGCACGAGGAAAGAAAGAGTTCGACAAGCGGCAGACGCTGAAAGAAAAAGAAGACCGGCGGGAGATGGAACGTGCCGTCAAACATTTTTGA
- the pyrB gene encoding aspartate carbamoyltransferase, with protein sequence MHKRNLISISDLSKEELLALLKRAQEFEKNPNQNILEGKVVGSLFFEPSTRTRLSFETAVNRLGGRVIGFSDASTSSQSKGETLKDTIMMVANYADLIVMRHPLEGAARYASEISKVPIVNAGDGSNQHPTQTMLDLYTIYQTQGTLENLTITMVGDLKYGRTVHSLLEAMHFFNPRFKFVACNELRMPDQYKKYCEKLGIEYEETTDFNEEIINQTDILYMTRVQRERFSDLMEYERVKNVYTLTASMLKGCKPNLRVLHPLPRVTEIAQDVDDTPQAYYFEQALNGLYTREAIICRALGI encoded by the coding sequence ATGCACAAACGTAATTTAATCTCCATTTCGGATTTGTCGAAAGAAGAACTCCTGGCATTACTAAAACGAGCACAGGAATTTGAGAAGAACCCCAACCAAAATATCCTCGAAGGTAAGGTTGTGGGTTCTTTATTTTTTGAGCCCTCGACGCGCACCCGTCTTAGTTTCGAAACCGCTGTCAACCGCCTGGGTGGCCGAGTCATCGGATTCAGCGACGCCAGCACCAGCAGCCAGTCGAAGGGTGAGACTCTCAAAGACACTATCATGATGGTGGCCAACTATGCCGACCTTATCGTGATGCGTCATCCTCTCGAAGGTGCAGCACGCTATGCAAGCGAAATTTCAAAGGTGCCTATCGTCAACGCAGGAGACGGCAGCAACCAGCATCCCACACAGACGATGCTCGACCTCTACACCATCTATCAGACACAAGGCACGCTCGAGAACCTGACCATTACCATGGTGGGCGACCTGAAATACGGACGCACCGTGCACTCGCTGCTCGAAGCCATGCACTTCTTCAATCCACGATTCAAATTTGTGGCTTGCAACGAACTGCGCATGCCGGATCAGTACAAAAAATATTGCGAGAAACTCGGCATCGAATATGAGGAAACGACAGACTTCAATGAGGAAATCATCAACCAGACAGACATTCTCTACATGACACGCGTACAGCGCGAACGCTTCAGCGACCTGATGGAATATGAGCGCGTGAAGAATGTATATACGCTGACGGCAAGCATGCTGAAAGGATGCAAACCCAACCTCCGCGTGCTCCACCCGCTGCCACGCGTGACCGAAATCGCACAGGACGTGGACGACACGCCGCAGGCATACTACTTCGAACAGGCACTGAACGGACTTTACACCCGTGAGGCTATCATCTGCAGGGCATTAGGAATCTAA
- the eno gene encoding phosphopyruvate hydratase, giving the protein MVIEKIHAREILDSRGNPTVEVEVTLENGVMGRAAVPSGASTGENEALELRDGDANRYLGKGVMKAVENVNTIIAPALKGDCVLNQRALDYKMIALDGTPTKSKLGANAVLGVSLAAAQAAAKALNMPLYRYIGGSNAYTLPVPMMNIVNGGAHSDAPIAFQEFMIRPVGACNEKEAIRMGAEIFHNLAKLLKARGLSTAVGDEGGFAPAFNGIEDALDTIVEAIKKANYEPGKDVKIAMDCAASEFAVQENGEWYYDYRQLKNGKKKDPNGKKLSAKEQIDYLEELINKYPIDSIEDGLDENDWDNWVKLTERIGDRCQLVGDDLFVTNTKFLEKGIKMGAANSILIKVNQIGSLTETLEAIEMAHRHGYTTVTSHRSGETEDTTIADIAVATNSGQIKTGSLSRTDRMAKYNQLIRIEEELGDAAAYGYAKLK; this is encoded by the coding sequence ATGGTAATAGAAAAAATTCACGCAAGAGAGATTTTGGATTCACGTGGCAACCCCACCGTGGAAGTAGAAGTAACACTCGAGAACGGAGTCATGGGACGCGCTGCCGTTCCGTCGGGCGCCTCAACAGGTGAGAACGAAGCACTGGAACTCCGCGACGGTGACGCTAACCGCTATCTGGGAAAAGGCGTCATGAAGGCAGTGGAAAATGTCAATACGATTATTGCGCCGGCACTGAAAGGCGACTGCGTGCTCAATCAGCGTGCACTCGACTATAAGATGATTGCACTCGACGGAACTCCCACGAAGTCGAAACTCGGTGCAAACGCCGTGCTGGGTGTGTCGCTGGCAGCAGCCCAGGCAGCAGCAAAAGCACTGAACATGCCGCTCTATCGCTACATCGGCGGTTCAAATGCCTATACACTTCCCGTTCCGATGATGAACATCGTCAACGGTGGTGCACACTCTGACGCTCCGATTGCTTTCCAGGAATTCATGATTCGTCCGGTAGGAGCCTGCAATGAGAAAGAAGCTATCCGCATGGGTGCCGAAATATTCCACAATCTGGCAAAACTGCTGAAAGCAAGAGGACTGTCAACAGCCGTCGGCGACGAGGGCGGTTTCGCTCCGGCATTCAACGGCATCGAGGATGCACTCGACACCATCGTCGAAGCCATCAAGAAAGCCAACTATGAACCGGGAAAGGACGTGAAAATCGCTATGGACTGCGCTGCCAGCGAGTTTGCCGTACAGGAAAATGGTGAATGGTACTACGACTATCGCCAGCTGAAGAACGGCAAGAAGAAAGATCCTAACGGCAAGAAACTCTCTGCCAAGGAGCAGATTGACTATCTCGAGGAACTGATCAACAAATATCCTATCGACTCTATCGAGGACGGACTCGACGAGAACGACTGGGACAACTGGGTGAAACTGACAGAGCGCATCGGTGACCGCTGCCAGCTCGTTGGCGACGACCTGTTCGTGACCAACACGAAGTTCCTGGAAAAAGGTATCAAGATGGGCGCAGCCAACAGCATTCTCATCAAAGTCAACCAAATCGGTTCGCTCACGGAAACACTCGAAGCAATCGAGATGGCACACCGCCACGGCTATACAACCGTCACATCGCACCGCTCCGGCGAGACCGAAGACACGACCATTGCCGACATCGCCGTTGCCACGAATTCAGGACAAATCAAGACGGGTTCACTCTCACGCACGGACAGAATGGCTAAATACAACCAGCTGATTCGTATCGAAGAAGAACTCGGCGACGCAGCAGCCTACGGCTATGCAAAACTGAAATAA